GCTTTCTACGTGACTTCAACAGGCACCGTACGCGTTACGGCTGACGGCGTAACTTCCTCTGCCATTTCAGGTTCAATTGCAGCCAGCGATGTAGGAAGCGGCTGGGATAACAGGCCTTATATCGTAACCAGCGCGGGTGCTATCCTGCGGTATGACGGTGCCGGAAATACCAATACCGACTGGACTGCATTTTCAAACTCGTTTGTTTTCGGACGTATAGATGTAGATCCTTCCAGCGGCAAGGTTTACGCAACCAGAAACAGCGGCTCTAACAACTTTTCGTACATGCTCGTCCCCGACGCCACCAACGGGAATACTGCTGCCTCGGTAACTTCAATAGGAAGGGCTGGTCCAAGCGGACTTTCCGCCAGAGATATTGCGGTGAACGACGCGGGAGAAGTGTTTGCTATCATAGCGATCCGTTCAACCGGTGGCTGGTATGTCGCCAGGTGGAATTCAGGCACTACATGGGAGCAGCCGGAAGCAACCTCGTTCGACGCTTTTTGCCTGACAGGCGGAGCTGGTCACGAGATGTGGGCCACTATGATGCTCGACGGTTCCAACAGCATTACACCATCACCTTACTTCAATATCTTTTCAAGAGCCCTGGACGGAAGCACCACCTGGTGGGTCGACGATGAACGTGTGCGTATTACCCCTACCGGGAACTCTATCATGATCCCGGTTACGCCTGGCACCTACAATGTTACGGAAGCCGTACCTTCCGGCTGGGATCTGCAAAAAATTACGATTTACGATCCAAATACCAATTCCAGTTCCGACCTCGACGGTGCCACCGCATCTTTGACCGTGGAAGCGGACCAGGTTGTGCATGTGATTTTCCAGACAGGAGAAGTACATCCATTCCCGATGACAACGGATTGCAGCCAGGCATATCTGGAAACTTTCGGTACCAATTCCGGCGGCACCTACGGTTCTCCTGTAAACGGGCAAACTTCTTACCATCTTTTGCAGAATGCAACACTAGGAGGCGATGGGCATTACAAAATTGTCGCCAAAGTGTCCGATTTCAATAATTGGGGCAATTTCTTTGACCATACATCCGGTGACGGGACCGGGATGATGTACGCCGTTAATGCTTCATATGACAAGAACGAATTCTTCCGCAGAAGGTTTACGGGTATTATTCCCGGTGCAACCTATAACTTTTCAGCATGGATCGCCGATCTGACACCCGGAGCGCCTATTTCTCCGAATGTATCTTTCCAAATCATCGATCCGGTCACCAAGGCTGTCATTGCTGAAACAACAACGGGTGATCTAAACGGAACCATCACCGAATGGTTGCAATACAAGCTGGTTTTCACCGCAACCTCGTCGGAGATCGATCTGCTTTTGGTAAACAACAATGTAGGCGGCAGCGGTAATGACCTGGCCATCGATGATATCAGTTTTTCGCTGTCTCCGCCAACACCGACTATCGTTATCCAAAACAGCAGCTGTACAAATGGCCTTGGTTCAATTAATGTAACGGCTCCCCTGGGCCCTGATTTCGAATACAGCGTCGATGGTACCAACTGGCAAACTGCCCCGCTGTTCAGCGACCTTGCATCTGGCATCTACACGGTTTATGTGCGTTTTACAGGCACCACTAATTGCACAAACAGCACGACTTCGGCCACGGTAAAGCCTTCGATATGCGGAAATGTGTTCCATGATGCCAACGGCCTTACCGACAGTAATGTAAATGGTACCCCGATAGCAGCAACCGGGGCCTCTCAACTGTATGTAAGTTTATACAACGGCACTACGCTGATAGCCACCTTACCGATCAATCCGGACGGAAGCTATGGATTTACGGAAGTCGAACCCAATGCCGCCTATACAGTCGTTTTGGGTACCGATCCTGCTGCAAATACATCGTCCCCATTCCAGGGAACCGGAACCGGTGGATGGGTTGCCACCGGTGAAGATTGCTGCGACAACACCGGTAATGACGGGACACCCGATGGAGTGCTTACCATCAATCTGGGGACGGGAAGTGTGACCAATGCCAATTTTGGGGTGGAGCAATTGCCTGAAAGCGATCCGAAAACAACCAATATCTCCGAGCCGACGATCGGGAAGATCATCACCCTGAATGGCGGCTCAAATCCGCCCGTGCTTTCGGGAAGCGACCCCGAAGACATGCCGACAGGTGGTTTGTTAACGGGAAAATCTGTCATCTTCACAACGGTTCCAACGAATTCAGAGCTGTACTATGACAATGTATTGCTGGTGGACGGCTCGCCGATCAACAATTTCGACCCGTCGAAATTACAGATTAAACTGACCGCTGAGACGCTGGGGGATACCTCTACCCAATTTGAATATGTCTATGTGGACCTGGCAGGCAAACCGGATCCGACTCCGGCCATTTATCAGCTCATCTGGGAAGACCCCATGCCGGTAACCCTGATACGCTTTGACGCAGCAAAATCTGAATCGGCTGTGCAGCTTACCTGGGCTACTTCTTCAGAAACAAATAGCGCTCACTTTGACATCGAGCGCAGCGCCGACGCACGTATTTGGAACGCAATCGGCAAAATATCTGCTGGTGAATTCACCAATACGCTTTCTGAATACAACTTTGCCGATCTGTCTCCCGCGCGGGGCACTAACTACTACCGACTGAAAATGGTTGACATGGACGAGACTTATTCTTACAGCCAGATCCGCTCTGTTTCGTTACAAGGTGCCGCCGTGAGGATATATCCCAATCCCGTATCGGACAGGCTGATTATCGAAGATGCGCAAATGGAGGAAATGCAGCAATTGACCCTGTACAACGTAAGCGGGCAAGCTGTATATACCAAAAAAGATGTTACCAAAAATTCGATAGAAATGTCTGGTCTTCCCAAAGGAGTGTATATACTGACTATCATCTACAAAAGCGGAGTAAAAATGTCCCGTACGGTAGTTAAAAACTAGTTTTTAAAATAGCCGCCGGAGCGCATCATCTTATGTCCTGCTCTCCTGAAAGTCCTCTCTTTATGGCTGGGAAAACGAAGAATCCCGGGCAACTTGATCAACCTTCCGGCACAGACGGAAGGTTGATCTCTTTAACCGGCAGCGAAGCAGCGCATTTCAACCTCTCAACGGAATATGGAATAGTAATTCCGTACCACTTCCCGACGACGCGATTTCCAGCGAGCCGTTCAGTTCCCTGGTCCTGGCTTTGACCGATTCCAATCCAATCCCTTTCGCCTTAAGTTTTAATTTCTGGTCAAAACCCTTGCCGTTATCACTAATTTGTAAAACGGCCGAACCGTCGTCCTCATAAATAAAGAGCTTCACCTTGCTGGCTTTGGCGTGTTTCAGAATGTTGGCTACCGCTTCCTGTATAATCCGTAGTAAATGAATGCGCATTTCGGGTGACATGCCTTCAATGCACTGATCGTCTATTTCGATCTGTTTTTCGTACTGATCATCCGGCAGAGCGAGCCTTACGATATAGGATATACGTTGCGAAAAAGCAATCTTTTCTTCCTCCGAGCTCTTGAAATACCATTCATGGCTTTTTGACCTGGCACTTGTGTAGGCACTTCTGGTCATACCTGCGATCACTGCCAGCTTATCCCTGGTACCAGGATCGTGTTCTTCCAGAATTTTTGTTTCGACGTAGTTTACAACGCTGGCCAGTCTGCCGGCAATATCGTCGTGAAGCTCCAATCCCAATTTTTTTTGGATGACATTGGCATGGGCTTCCAGTTCTGCAATCTGTATCTGCGTGGTTTCGTTCAGTTTCTCAATTTGCCTGCCTGCTTTCTTTTTATTGGCCCTCAGTACCCACAAAAAACCTGCAACTGTCGCTATTAATGCGATAATGATCGCGAAGATGATCACGTTTCGTTTTCCGTTCTGTGCCTGTGAAGCTATCAATGCCTCATACCGCTGCTCGGCAATCACATTTGCGTACATGTTGTTTTGAATGTCGGCCGTCCTGATCGAAACAATGGAGTCAGTGATTTGTGAAGCCCGCAGCACATCCTCATATGCCGCCCCGTATGCCCCGTTAACCGCATTAATTTTCCCTGAATAAAGCCGGAACCGGTTTCCGTCCGCAGTGGCTGTACCTTTTGATGATTGAACTTTGTTTTTATAAAGTCCGAAAAAATAGTTGGCGCTATCTATTTGCTTACGTGCAATATGGTAATCTATCAGTCTTCCCAAAATGGTACTTTCAAACGCACTTTTGTATATAGGGTTACCCACGGTATCGCGGGACATCGTTGCCTGGTAGGCCGCATTCAGGATTCTCCCCTCTTCCTCTTTTCTGGATAATAGCTTGGCGACGTCTGATTCGATGAGGTACAATAATAGCTGGCCATGCACAATCTTACCCGCATCCACGTTCGGTTTGTTCCTCAACACGCGCAGCAGCTTTCTGGCCAGATCCTGCATTTCAAGCGCTTTCGTTGTGTCTTTTCTGGACGCATAAAGTGCCGCAGATTGTTTTAATATGGTAAATGCATTGATACAGGTATTGATATTGACAGTCTGTCTGGAAACCAAAGCTGGTAAGGTCTTCAAAAATGGCGTGATACTATCGATGATGGCCAGCCTTTTTTCATGGTTGGTGTAATCATTTGTTCCGTAAACATACAGCAGCAAGCGCGGCTGGTTCAGCGAGTTCACATAAGGCTTCACTTTCTGTAACTCCTCCTCCATTTTCTGAACATAATATATCGCAAATCCGTCCTGATGAAGCGCACTGGCATGGTTGGCGAGGAATGCATAATACTTGATCCGGAACGGTTGATAATCCTTATTGCTCCACGCCACTTTTTTATAATCGGCCAATCTGTCCTTCAATAACGGATCTTTAAATGAAGATTCCGTCAGGCGCTGTGCTTTCAAAAGGTAAACCGTATCATGAATGGCCCCCGCCCGATGCTGGTCCGCTATATCTTTCCAGTCCTTATCAGTTGGCTTATTGCCCTGACCAAGGCAGGATATGGAAAAGAGCAAACTAACCCATAATCCGAAAAAATTTACATTAAGCCAAATTGTTCTCATACACATATTTGACCAGTTCGGTCGCAGAATGAAGGTTCAGTTTCTTCATGATATTCCTTTTGTGGGTCATGATGGTAATCGGGCTAACGAAAAGCAAATCAGCAACGTCCTTCGTCCTTTTACCGGCGGCGATCAATCGCAATACTTCCAGTTCCTTGTTTGTGAGTGCGGTGTTGTTACCATTAAAAACGTTGTCCGCCAATCTTCCGATGAGGTCGCTGCTAACATATTTCCTTCCGATTTGGGTGTATTCCAAAGCCAGCTTGATCTCGCGCGGGTCGATCGCCTTGCTGAGATAACCATTTGCCCCTGCCGTAAAACAAGCTTTGATGTTGGCTGAATCCATCATACTGCTGATCACGAGGATAATCATGTCTTTATGGCTTTTACGGCAAAAGGTTATAAAGCCCAGAACATCTTGCCCCGGCATGTTCAGGTCCGTAAAAATATAGTCATACCGGCATTTCAGAAGCGCTTCCTTGGCCGGTTCAACAGAGGAAAAGACATCTGCCCGGGATCCCGGAGGCAGCATGCGCAACAGCAATTCACGAAGACCTTCTGCCACCAAAACGTGATCGTCAATCAGCAAAATGTTGGCTTCGGAAGTGTATATGTCCTTGTACATATATAACGGACTCTTGGGTAACGAAACTTAGTAAACGGTTGAGGAATCTACTACAATCATAGTAGACCGGCAAACAATTGTAGTAGAAAATTACTGCTTTAAAGTGATTTCACACGTTCGCCAAATGCCCAACCTTTGCATTGTCGATTAACGGTGTCGTATACAACTGCTAATCAATAGATTAATAACTACAATCGCCTAGTTGAACCGACTATTCGGACAGGTACCGACATCACATATTTTTAAAAATACCAATTGACAGGGAGATCCCCCGCAGTACTTTTCTCCGGCTTATTATTTAACTATGAGGCACTATTTACTTGCACTTTTTTTAATTGCTTCGACCCCGATTTGCTTTGCATTCCATGACGACAACGACCACTATTTTATCCGGAATTACAATGACGAAAGCGGTTTGCCCCAAAATGGCGTCAAGTATGTGATAGCCGACTCGCTGGGTTTTGTCTGGCTTGCAACAGAGGGCGGGTTAGCACGTTTTGACGGCAGGGCATTTAAGGTGTATTCTAAATTTCAGCTCTGTTTAAAAAGCGTGCGGTTTGTCAATTTCACTAACAATACGCCCGACGGCAGCTTGTATGCCATCGCGGAATTTGAAAAAACGATTAGGATTAAAAACGGTGAAGCATTCCGTGATACATTATCGGGCCTTCCTTATATGGACCTGGTCAATTTAGGTCCGTGGAGCAAGGCCCGAATCCCGATCCCACCCCGGGAAGAGATTTTTTCGACCGGTTCCAAAGGATACAGGATCATATCTGCCGGCAGGGGCCGCTATTACGTCTATTATAATCAGTGTGTTGTGCTGATC
This Dyadobacter sp. UC 10 DNA region includes the following protein-coding sequences:
- a CDS encoding T9SS type A sorting domain-containing protein, with protein sequence MMKLNLHAKHATWLLQWSLAFATLLLSQHSDSIAQGTGYMYVHLKTLNEAQSPDVSFSVSGPAAVAGFTLNDMPTQIEIDDMGASQNGRLWGVGRANGTLYYRNAASSLWIQTSITDVNHVDGGPGNSAFYVTSTGTVRVTADGVTSSAISGSIAASDVGSGWDNRPYIVTSAGAILRYDGAGNTNTDWTAFSNSFVFGRIDVDPSSGKVYATRNSGSNNFSYMLVPDATNGNTAASVTSIGRAGPSGLSARDIAVNDAGEVFAIIAIRSTGGWYVARWNSGTTWEQPEATSFDAFCLTGGAGHEMWATMMLDGSNSITPSPYFNIFSRALDGSTTWWVDDERVRITPTGNSIMIPVTPGTYNVTEAVPSGWDLQKITIYDPNTNSSSDLDGATASLTVEADQVVHVIFQTGEVHPFPMTTDCSQAYLETFGTNSGGTYGSPVNGQTSYHLLQNATLGGDGHYKIVAKVSDFNNWGNFFDHTSGDGTGMMYAVNASYDKNEFFRRRFTGIIPGATYNFSAWIADLTPGAPISPNVSFQIIDPVTKAVIAETTTGDLNGTITEWLQYKLVFTATSSEIDLLLVNNNVGGSGNDLAIDDISFSLSPPTPTIVIQNSSCTNGLGSINVTAPLGPDFEYSVDGTNWQTAPLFSDLASGIYTVYVRFTGTTNCTNSTTSATVKPSICGNVFHDANGLTDSNVNGTPIAATGASQLYVSLYNGTTLIATLPINPDGSYGFTEVEPNAAYTVVLGTDPAANTSSPFQGTGTGGWVATGEDCCDNTGNDGTPDGVLTINLGTGSVTNANFGVEQLPESDPKTTNISEPTIGKIITLNGGSNPPVLSGSDPEDMPTGGLLTGKSVIFTTVPTNSELYYDNVLLVDGSPINNFDPSKLQIKLTAETLGDTSTQFEYVYVDLAGKPDPTPAIYQLIWEDPMPVTLIRFDAAKSESAVQLTWATSSETNSAHFDIERSADARIWNAIGKISAGEFTNTLSEYNFADLSPARGTNYYRLKMVDMDETYSYSQIRSVSLQGAAVRIYPNPVSDRLIIEDAQMEEMQQLTLYNVSGQAVYTKKDVTKNSIEMSGLPKGVYILTIIYKSGVKMSRTVVKN
- a CDS encoding sensor histidine kinase; this encodes MRTIWLNVNFFGLWVSLLFSISCLGQGNKPTDKDWKDIADQHRAGAIHDTVYLLKAQRLTESSFKDPLLKDRLADYKKVAWSNKDYQPFRIKYYAFLANHASALHQDGFAIYYVQKMEEELQKVKPYVNSLNQPRLLLYVYGTNDYTNHEKRLAIIDSITPFLKTLPALVSRQTVNINTCINAFTILKQSAALYASRKDTTKALEMQDLARKLLRVLRNKPNVDAGKIVHGQLLLYLIESDVAKLLSRKEEEGRILNAAYQATMSRDTVGNPIYKSAFESTILGRLIDYHIARKQIDSANYFFGLYKNKVQSSKGTATADGNRFRLYSGKINAVNGAYGAAYEDVLRASQITDSIVSIRTADIQNNMYANVIAEQRYEALIASQAQNGKRNVIIFAIIIALIATVAGFLWVLRANKKKAGRQIEKLNETTQIQIAELEAHANVIQKKLGLELHDDIAGRLASVVNYVETKILEEHDPGTRDKLAVIAGMTRSAYTSARSKSHEWYFKSSEEEKIAFSQRISYIVRLALPDDQYEKQIEIDDQCIEGMSPEMRIHLLRIIQEAVANILKHAKASKVKLFIYEDDGSAVLQISDNGKGFDQKLKLKAKGIGLESVKARTRELNGSLEIASSGSGTELLFHIPLRG
- a CDS encoding LuxR C-terminal-related transcriptional regulator; the encoded protein is MYKDIYTSEANILLIDDHVLVAEGLRELLLRMLPPGSRADVFSSVEPAKEALLKCRYDYIFTDLNMPGQDVLGFITFCRKSHKDMIILVISSMMDSANIKACFTAGANGYLSKAIDPREIKLALEYTQIGRKYVSSDLIGRLADNVFNGNNTALTNKELEVLRLIAAGKRTKDVADLLFVSPITIMTHKRNIMKKLNLHSATELVKYVYENNLA